Sequence from the Leptospira johnsonii genome:
GATCATCAATTCTATATTAAAAAACTTTGAAGGAAAATTCAATATAGCCGACGATGAATCTTTAGCTGCACTTCTAAAACAAGTGGAACTAAACCAAAAGCTGAACTGTAGCGATGAGATCTGTATGAAACAGATCGCAGATGCAATCGACGCAGATGAATTGATCTCCGGCACGATCTTTCTTTCCAATAAAGGTTATAAGATCAATTTGAGATCTCAAAAAAGAGATTCGGTCGCGCTTACTTATACAATTAAAACTTCTTTCGATCTGGAATTTCCGGAATACCAAATCGATTATTATTCTTCTGAAGCGGGGCGTAAACTGATCGATCCAAGATATGCGATCAATTTTGCAGCTGCCTTTCCGGGAGCCATTGAGAAGGTAGAGTTTCCTAGTTTTAAGGTGCAAGACGATAAAACTGGAGAGATCAATGTCCTAAATTTCAAAATAGAGGACCAGAGCGCAAAAAGTTTCATAGAAACGATCCGGCCTAAACTTTCCAAAGCAGACGACCTGGTTAAAGAAAAACTCTATGAGAGATCGATTCCAGAATATGTGGAAACCTTAAACGCTTTAGAACAAAGACTTTCGGACAGATCCAAAACAGAAATGTCGAATTATCTGAAAAATATCAGAGGAAAAATATCAAATTCATATTTTCTAATATATAAGGACAAGTTTTCAGAAATGGACTTATCCGCACAAAAAGGCGGAGAGATCTCCTTTTTGAAAAGATTGAGCGAAGAATATAAGGATCTCAAAAAAGAATACACGACCAAAACACCCTCTTCTTTCCGACTGTCCGAATTCGAAAAGGCATTGGATGATCGGATAGAAAAACTGAATTTCTTGATCTTCGGTCTCCAAGAAAAAGAAGGAGACAGGCTCTATGCAGATTTTGATTTTACCGGGGCCATCTTAAATTATAGATCTGTTCGAAACGAGCTTATCAAATTAAGATCCGGACCTGAATCTTCCGCATTAAAATCGAGAGTGGAAAGAAAGATCCTAACTTCGGAAACTACAGGAAGATCTTATCTACAAAGTAAACTTTCAGGATTGTACCAGAGCTTGGAAAAATCGTTTCTTGCAGAAGCATTAGAGTCGGATCCGGATCGTAAGAAAAATTATATAGAGAAGATAGGAGAAGGTTTCAAACAGATCTTGGAAATTTTAGCCAGATCTGAATTTGTTTCAGAAGAACAGATCAAGTATTTTAATCATTTTAGGACTAAGGCTGCTCCTCAGGTTGGTAAAAACTTATTCGATCAGGAAACTGCAGATCTTCTTCTTCATGAAGGGATCGATAAAAAATCCAGAACTCAAGTGGACACCTGCGTCAAGTTAGGGGCCAATCCGAATTCTATCCATTCAGACTCTGGAAAAAACGCTGCTCAAAGATTAGCGGAAAGTGATACGATCCTGATCAGTCCTGACTCCTTAAAAATTTTGAGAAATTCCATCAAAACCGATACAAGTTTAGATTCGGATTTTTTTGAATCCGTTCGACAAAGAAAAATAGATGATATCAACCGATTCGTATTGAGAGGTTCCGATCCGAATACAAAAGATTATTTGGACAATACTCCTTTGCATAAGTCTGCAGGTTTCGGATATTATGAAGTTTCTTCCTTTCTTTTGCAGATCGGAGCCGAGTTAAATTCCAAAAATGGAGAAGGAGAAACGCCTCTGCATAGGGCGGTGCTTCACGGCTTCTATGAGTTATGCACCTTGTTTTTAAGATCCGGAGCGGATCCCAATGCAACTCGAAATGACGGGATGACTCCTTTACATTTAGCCGTTCAATTTCCGGAGATCACAAGGCTACTTTTGCAAAGAGGTTCTGACTTAAATCTAAAGAACGACGAAGGCTGGACACCTGTTCATAAGGCCGCTGAAAGTGGGCATCCTGAATCTTTGAAACTTTTGATCCAAGCAGGTGCAAGAGTAAACGAAAAAGATAATATTGGTTGGACACCTATGGATTGGGCAGTACAAAAAAATCGGTATGAAAATCCGAATATAGTGAAGATCCTTAAAAAAGCAGGAGCAGAATGCCAGGTCAACTGCGTGGAGTAGCCCATCGCAGCTTGTCCTATATTATACTCCTAATTCGGAAAAACCTTCCGGATCGCATCTTTGGAAAGATTTCCTTCCTTATCCGTTCTGATCAGAAGTGCATCTACATAAATCGCAGGCTTTCCTTTTGTATAAGCGACAATGAGAAATCCGTCCTGAACGTTCAGGATACGATATGCCAAATACAATCTTTTAGTTTGTTTCTTCTCCCAAATCTTTTTTCCTTCGGCGGAAAATTTTACCAAACGCAAAGGACCTTCTCCGTCAGAGGCAAGAGCCATAAAATCTTTGTCTGGAGTTTCAATTATATCAGTTAAGAAACCGAGTCCTTCCGTTTTCTGAACTGTTTCCCAAATTAAATCTCCAGTTTGACTTATCTTCATAAGCCAGGTTTGGGTGTTTCTTAGAATTGGAGTCGCAGCTCCTGCAAAAAGTAAATTCCCGTCGGAAAGTGAAGTGATCTTAGTTGCCCATTCTTCTACGCCTGGCTTACCATATTGTTTCTTCCAAACTGGCTTCCCATCTTCATCGATCTTATGAAGGATCACATCTTTTTGAGATTCCTTTCCGGAATGGATGCTTGTATTCTCCGCTAAGATCACTCCTCCATCAGAAAATCCTAAACTAGTTTCCGGAAAGTTTTTGATATCTTTTAAATGTTTTACAAACTTTAAATCTCCATCTTTGGAGAATCGAACGAATAAATACGCAGTCTCAATAGTGCTGGAGATAGTCGTGGTATTTCCTTCTTTCGATTCTTTTTCTATTCTATATTGGACAGAAACGATTGCAGTCCATTTTCCATTCGAAAGTTCATGGAGATGATAAACTCCTACATCCGTTTCTCCGCAGAAGGAATCGCAAAAGTCTTTAGGTAAAATATATTTATCCCAAATCAATTTGCCATCTGCATCGTATTTCATAAAGACGAGTTGTTTCCTTTCGACAGAGCCAATGGTTCCAATGGTTACGAAACCACCGTCGGAAGTTTCACTGGAAAGTTTGGATAATACACTCTCGTAATTCAGAACGCTTAATGTATATCCGCCAAGATCAATTGGTTTACTTGTGAATAAATATTTCCACCAAACAGGGTTTCCGTTCCCATCGATCTTAGTTGCCCAGGCATTCGAATATTTTCTTTTCTCTGCTAGAGAACTTGTATCTATTCTTCCGCAGTCGTTTGCGGATCCGATGATAACTGAACCTCCATCTTTTAAGATCACGAAGTTTCCAGGTAGATCTTCTGGACAATCCTTAGCAACCATACCCGAGTATTGTTCTCCTCCTACTATCGTTTGCCAAAGGTTTGCAGTTTGAGACCATGCGAGAAAAGAGAAGAAGAAAAGTAAGATCGTAAATAAGATTCGTTTCATCTGAGCTTCCAAAAGGAAGCAAACGATGAAGAATTTTTAGATTTTGTAAAGAATTTATTACCTTTGCAGGAATTCCTAGTTATCCCCAAGGTTATAGATCGTTAAGATTCCGGAATACTTTTAGAATATTCTTCCGGACTTTTACCTACCATTCTTTTGAAATCCTTTATAAAATGTGCCTGGTCAAAATATCCCAGCTCCAATGCTAACTCAACCCAGTCCGTATCCTTAGTAATTCGATCCAGGATCTCGAACATTCTATATCGATTGATGACCCATTTAGGACCAACTCCCACATATTGATTGAAGATCCGTTGCAAAGAGCGTTTGTTCATTCCGGAAAGTCGAACCATGTCTTCTACTTTCAAGATGGATCTATCGTTAGAAACTTTTTCAATCAGATCATTGATCCAAGTGATTGTTTCATCTTCTTCCGGAAGTCTTTCATATAAAAAATTTTCTGCAAATTGCACCAGGTCGGATTCAGAATCCAATTCGAATACTTCTCTTTCTAATGGTTCTGTTGGAGTTCCAAACACTTCCTCTATTCGAATTGTCTTATCTGTGATCTCTGAAAGTGATCTTTTATAGAAAGGGTAGAATGCACCGGGCCTGAATTTGATCCCGAATACCCTACCTTCTCCTTCTAACCTTTGCGCAAATCTGCCGCTAACCACTCCGAAAATTTTAGTGTTCTCTTTTTCAAAGACCAGATGAACGGAAGGGTGAGGAAGATTTTCTTGGACCATAGGCCCTGCTTGTCTCATGTCCCAACGAACGGACCAATAATGTTCCACAAAAAACCTTAAACCGGAAGAAGGAGCGCTTCTGGTCAAACTCCAATTCTCACCTGTTATAGATTTAATGATCCCTCTGGGTTTGTTTAAGTCTGTTTTCAAGATTGGACCCTGGATTTAATTCTTCCAAATTCTCCGCTTTTGTCGCGTTTTTACAATCTTTTTGTTTAGTGTTTTGTTATTCTTATTCACACAAGAACGAAGTGCAAGATCGCCGGATCAAGACCAAGGAGATACTATGGAAATCAAATATGAAATTTATATAGCAGCTAAACCGGAACAGGTTTGGAACATTCTAGTTTCGAAAGAAGAAAGTAGCAAAATTTTTCACGGATGCGGGATCGAATCCGATTTCAAAGTAGGAAGTAATTACGCGTATATAGGTCCCGGACCTTCTGGAGATAAAACAGTCCATGTAGAAGGGAAAATTTTGGAAATTGTTCCGAATAAAATCCTATCTATGACTCTTTTAGTCGGTTCCGTATACGGAGAACATTATAAAAACTTTGAGTCCAGAACAGTGTATACTTTGGAGCCTTATGGTAATTCGACCAGACTGAAGCTTGTGAATGACAAAATTAAAGAAGGAGATCCTTCTTACGAACGTTCTGCTGACGGAGGCTGGGCCAGAGTTTTATCTTCGATCAAAAGTTTAGCGGAAACAGGAAAACCTTTGGAACTTCCAATGGGCGAAGGTTAATATTATAAAAATGGAGAATTCAGTCTGCTTTTTCGAAAGTAGTTTTGAATATCTCCAGATCTTCTTCCAAAATTTTGCGGATCCAATCTGGGATCGGTATAGATGTTTTATTCCTATGATCGTAGGATACTTGGACCGTTTTTGCCTTAGTAAAAATTTCCTTTGTTTCCGTATGTCGTATCAAGGATGTAAAGTCCCAAGACTTATTCCCTATTTTAGAAACGCAGGTCCAAACTTCTATCGGATGAAATAGTTCGACTGCCTTGAGCATATCCACTTCCATTCTAGCAAGTAAGAATGGAACATCGTAGATATCTTTTGTATTGAACTTCTTGGAACAATAATCCACTCTTCCTATTTCAAAATAGGACATATATCTGGCATTATTCACATGAGCGAAAGGATCCAAATCATTCCATCTGGTTTGGATCGGAGTGATAATCATATTAGAATTGTTTTAAGAACCTCAGGTTCCCTGAATGCAAATAACGGATATCGTGGATCCCGTATTTCATCATCACCAATCTGTCTAATCCGAGCCCGAATGCAAACCCTGTCCATTCTTTCGGATCTAACCCGTTCAATTTGAAAACGTTCGGATGAACCAAACCGCAAGGCATCAATTCCAACCAACCGGATTGTTTACATACGGAACAACCGCTTCCTCCACAAACCTGGCAGTTGATATCCAACTCGAAAGCAGGTTCTACGAAAGGAAAAAATCCAGGCCTTAGTCTAGTCTTTACTTCCTTCTCGAATACCCGTGAAAGTAGGACTTCCATCGTGTAAAGCATATTGCCCGCGGAGATATCTTTTCCTACCACCATACCTTCTATTTGATAGAAAGATGTTTCGTGAGAAGCGTCTACTTCTTCGTAACGGAATACTCGTCCTGGTCCTATGATCTTAAAAGGAGGTTTCAATTTTCTTAATGCACGGACTTGGATTGCAGAAGTATGCGTGCGAAGAAGGTTTCCGTTTTCCAAGTAAAAAGTATCCTGCATATCTCTAGCAGGGTGATCGTCCGTAAAGTTTAAGGCGCCGAAATTATTAAAGTCTGTTTCTACTTCTGGTCCATCCCAGATCTCGAAACCCATCGAGGTAAATATATCCTCGATCTCATATTGTATTTTTGTAATAGGATGTAATGTGCCAGGATCGGCTTCTCCTAAAGGACGAAGAACATCGAACCATTCCTTTTCGGATTGTTCTTTAAAACCTTTAGTCTTGAGATTTTCCCTGGTTTTGGAAACAATCTCTTCTAAACTTTTAGAAAGATCGTTAGCCTTTTGTCCTACCGTTTTCTTTTCTTCGATAGATAAGGAAGCCAGGTTTTTGAGTACAGAAGTGAGCTTCCCTTTTTTGCCCAGATACTCATTCTTGTTTTTGTCAAGATCCGCTTCGTCGATGGAAGATCCGATCAGACGATTCGCTTCTTCAAAAATTTTGTCTAATTCTTCCGATAGATTCATTTTCTAGATCCGACCAATTCCTTCAAAGAAGGATAAATTCCGCCGAAAGCCCCATTGGACATCGCTAGGATCAGGATTTTATCCTTCTCGAATTGGGGAAGGATTTTCCGAACTTTCTGGACCAGATCCTTAGGATCCTTGCAGTAAAATGGAAGGGTGCCCGAATGTTTTGGAAGTTTCAGGATCAGCTTTTTCACGTCCAAACGGCTATCCTTGGAGACCTTTTTTAGATTATATATTTCGGTAATCATGGTCACTGCAGAACCCTTAAACGCAAAAGAGTATTCCTTTTGGAAAACGTTTCGATGGGAAGTAGCACTTCTGGGTTCGAATAAGCTGATAATCTTAAAACCTGGGAATCTTTGCTTAACAGAACGAATCGTTTCTTCCACCGCTACAGGATGGTGAGCAAAGTCCTCGATCAGGATACTTCTTGCAGAGTCGAATAGTATCTCTTGCCTACGTTTTACACCAGGGAAGGATTCCAAAGCATCCAGTAATTTTTCCTTCGCTTTAGGAACATTCTCTTTTTTTAATATTTCTTCGCAGACTCGGAGGGCGACTTCTGCGTTTCTGTAATTATGGTTTCCGAAAAATCCGGGACGGAGAAGTCTTTGTCCGCTGTATAATTCTCCCTTCTTCCAAGTAAGAATTGAATCCTTTTTATTAAATTCGAATGCTTCCGATTTTACGAATTTGGAGGCTTCTCCGCAGATCCTTTTTAGATTTGCAGCTCCTGCCCAGTAATATACTTTTCCGTTCCCGGGTACGAGTCTCAATAATCTGGAGAACATTGTTTCGATCTCTCCGATATCTTTAAAAATATCCGCATGATCAAAATCTAATGCATTTAATACTGCATAAGTCGGTCTATAATGTAAAAACTTAGAGGCTTTATCGAAGAATGCTGTATCATATTCATCTCCTTCGATTACAAAATAATTTCCGTTTGTGAATTCGAAACCTGGAAATCCGTCCTTACGGATACCACCCACGAATAATCCGGGATTCAGTCCTGATTCTTTTAACAAGTGATGGATCAAGAATGTGGTTGTGGTTTTGCCGTGAGTTCCTGCGACTACCACTACTTTCTTTCCTGCGAGAATGTATTTTTCTAAAGCGGCAGACATGGAAACATATTCCAATCCGGAATTTAGGACTTCTTCGACTTCAGGGTTTCCTCTGGAGATCGCATTTCCAATTACGATTAGATCTTTGCCTTTGACTCTCTCCGCATCGAAACCTTCGGAGTAAGGAATTCCCCACTCTTTCAATTTGTCGGACATTGGAGGATATACTCCTGCGTCAGAGCCGGAAACTTCGTGACCTAGACTTCTTAACATGGAAGCCAGGTTTCCCATTGCAATTCCGCCTATCCCTATCAGATGGATTTTCAATTTAATAAGGTCCTAATAATATTGTAAATGAATACGAAAACCAAAGAAATACTTAAAAGATAAGCGGTTCCGAAAAGGAAGAATATTAGAATTTCCTTAGATTCTACACCGCTTACTCTTTTCATTCCTATAAAGGAAAGGTATACCGAATACAAAAAGGAAATCCCTATCAGTCCTAAATTGATCGGACTTGGAAGGATCCAAAATACGGAAGAAGCGGAGAATGCCAAAAATGCCAGGGTCAGAACATCCGCGGCCGGATAATTCTCCCCTTTTGTACGATCTATTTTTCGATAAAATACACGGACCACATCATACTGAGAAACTACCAAAAGTAAAACAGGATATATAATGAGAGAAGTGATCACTCCGGAGAATGGATTCAGATCCACCTCGTCACCAAAGACAAGGTCCAAAATAATTTTGATTAGATTTCCTACGATCCTGGAAATAGGAGCAAGCACCCAAAGTGCATAATGTAATCTTAATAGTTCCTTTCTGCCCAGAGAAGCATTTCTGAGATACAGATCAAAAGCTTCCGTAGGAGCCTTAAAAATTTTTTCTAAGAGAGAAAGTTTGGACTTTTCTACTTCCGTGAGTTCCGAATTCGGCGTGATCAAAAACATTATTTTTTCCGAGAAGTATTTCCTGGTTTGCCCTTAGCAGGTTTTACGATCGCTTTTGCATTCTTTATCGAATTCGCAGCGGTTTGGATCTGGGTAAACGCATTTGCAATAACATAAACCGGAGGTTCTTTAAAATTAGAATTTATAATTCGGATTATAGGACTTAGTTTTTTATCTCCTATGCTGGTCTCTTTATGAAAACGATATACTATCTCGTTCCCATCGGAAATCAAAACCTTTACGCTCGCTAAAGAGAATTCTGACTTCTCAGCCCCGGGAGCCAGAATATTTCCAATACCAAAACCTGCACCATTCTCATCGTCCGGAAAAGTTTCTACTTTCAGACCGGTCATGTATCTGTAAAGATCCTCTCCCAGCTTAGGTTCCAGCAAAATAATTTCTCCCGAAAGTCTTCGCCAAAGATTCTTTTTAACACCATTCGATTCGAAAGGAGTATTATCTATCTTGATGGATACGCCATTCTCATCTATATAAGAAATTTCTTTTACATATTCCTTATTCAAGGTCAGAATACTTTTTTGACGGAAGTCCTGAGGACCTTTTTGGAATCTATCAAACAGATAAGAAGAAGAAGTTAGAACATTTCGGATCGGTCCTTCATGCAAGATAACTCTCGTAGAACCTAAAGAATGTTTTTTTCCGATCCTTAAAGTTTTGGAAACATTTCCGGAATAAAAAACTAATTTAGGAGAATCCTCCCCAACTTGTAGGGATTCCTTGATCTGGATGCCTTCTAAGACCTCTTCCGTTCCTTTTACTCTATAGGTTCCGAAATCTCGAACGGTATTTTCAGAATTATAACCGCCTTCGTATTCTATATCCTTTCCGGTTTCAGTGTCTTTGTTTGAGACTGTAAAAAATTTTTCTCCCTTCTTGATGCCTTCTTTTACGGAAATCGTGAAGGGCTTCGGATAAAATTTTTCTCCGGTTCTTTCTACCCATTGTTCGCTGGGAGGATAGTATTCGATCCTATCTAAAGAAAATTTCCAATATTCAATCTCTGTTGCATCTTCTTTTGTTTTTTCCAAAAGGAAGAAGGCCAGAAATAATAAAACGACTACTAAGCCGAGAAGATAGAGTTTATTTCGCATCTTTCTGTCCGGCCTTTCTTCTTTTGATCACATAGATGGAGCCAAGACCGGCAATCAGTCCTGGGAATAAGAACATTCCTAAGATCCAGACCGCTCTCTTCTGTCCGTCGGTTAGTGAAACAGTTTCAATCTCTTCTTTTTTAGGAGGGATCGCAGGAAGACTAACGTCTTGGTACATCCAAGTCACCGAAGCTCCGGCAAGTTCGTAATTCGCCTCGTAAGGAAGATATTGGTTCGTGATCCAAGAAGTACCGGAATAGATCACGATCCTTCCTTCGTCCTCCGATTTTGTTTCAGGCAAATTAGTAGGAGGTGCATTCGGATCCGCAGGTGGAATTTCAGGAGAAGTCGACTTGGTCTTTAATACCAAAGCGATCGGAACATTTTTTTTCTCTTCTTCCTTCTCTTGTTTTCCGTTCCCATTCTTATCCAGATAAACATCTATCCCTGTTTCCAAAAGAATAGAAGTGTCTAACTTTATATCTGCCGGATTTGTAGGAGGTTTCTGTTCGAAATATCCTCCGTAAGGAAATACGATCCCGGTATCCTTTTTAGAAAGAGATTCTTCGATCGCATGATCTCTAAAAGCTTTGGTCAGGATCAAACCGGGAGCCCTACTCGGGCTTTGAGAAAGATTTCCTTTTGCAAAAGAATAACCCGCAGCTTCTAAGAGCCAATCGAAACTCTCTCCGCCTCTTTGTTCGATCGTAATGAAAAGTTTTCCCTTCTTCTTAAAAACAAAATCCAAGATAGAAGCTCTTGCTTCCGGAGAGAATGGAACAGTCGGTCCTGCAATGACCAGGAACTCAGCGTCATCCGGGATCTTAGGAGGCCAATTGTTCTGAAAACCGATTCCCGTGGATTTAAAATTCAAAAAAGATAATGAATCCGCAAAACGGACCAATTTTTCATTCGGAAGATTTTGGAAAGTTTGAGAATATCTTTCTCCATTTGCTTCCGTAAAATATACCTTTCTCTCTTTGGTAGTGACGTTCATAAAAGCCTGGACCAATCTTCTTTCCAGATCTTCCAATTCCGACTTATCCTTCACTCCTACTTTTTGTTCAGGATACGGACCGGCGGTGGAGCCTGCTTTACGAAAACGAATCAAAATGTTTCCATTAGAGACTTGTCCGAATTCAGCGATCTCGTCCAATTCCACATCTGCATTGATGAACTTTACTTTGAATCCAGGATGAATAGATACCAATTGGCTGAGTAAGATTTCTAGATCTGGACGAATTCTTTTTAGAGCGAGAGAAGAACTTCCATCAGCATTCCTAGCGGTGCTGTCTAGAGGGCGGGGATAAAACGCAATTACGTCTACTTCCGCTCCTTCCGGAATTTCTTTCAGGATCTTTTTGGCCTCTATGGAGAAAGAGTGAACTCCCTTAGAGCTTAGATCGAAATTATGATTTCTCATTACAGAAATATAATTTGCTAATATTAAAATAAGAAGAAGTATC
This genomic interval carries:
- a CDS encoding ankyrin repeat domain-containing protein — translated: MGNEVVKPWSRDVGTPRKTSFRFVGIPTKGVILRVAFIKIASIILIFLLSGSELFSKESSVQKIYIHKLKLENGVPKYLESRFRNGIINSILKNFEGKFNIADDESLAALLKQVELNQKLNCSDEICMKQIADAIDADELISGTIFLSNKGYKINLRSQKRDSVALTYTIKTSFDLEFPEYQIDYYSSEAGRKLIDPRYAINFAAAFPGAIEKVEFPSFKVQDDKTGEINVLNFKIEDQSAKSFIETIRPKLSKADDLVKEKLYERSIPEYVETLNALEQRLSDRSKTEMSNYLKNIRGKISNSYFLIYKDKFSEMDLSAQKGGEISFLKRLSEEYKDLKKEYTTKTPSSFRLSEFEKALDDRIEKLNFLIFGLQEKEGDRLYADFDFTGAILNYRSVRNELIKLRSGPESSALKSRVERKILTSETTGRSYLQSKLSGLYQSLEKSFLAEALESDPDRKKNYIEKIGEGFKQILEILARSEFVSEEQIKYFNHFRTKAAPQVGKNLFDQETADLLLHEGIDKKSRTQVDTCVKLGANPNSIHSDSGKNAAQRLAESDTILISPDSLKILRNSIKTDTSLDSDFFESVRQRKIDDINRFVLRGSDPNTKDYLDNTPLHKSAGFGYYEVSSFLLQIGAELNSKNGEGETPLHRAVLHGFYELCTLFLRSGADPNATRNDGMTPLHLAVQFPEITRLLLQRGSDLNLKNDEGWTPVHKAAESGHPESLKLLIQAGARVNEKDNIGWTPMDWAVQKNRYENPNIVKILKKAGAECQVNCVE
- a CDS encoding helix-turn-helix domain-containing protein, with the protein product MKTDLNKPRGIIKSITGENWSLTRSAPSSGLRFFVEHYWSVRWDMRQAGPMVQENLPHPSVHLVFEKENTKIFGVVSGRFAQRLEGEGRVFGIKFRPGAFYPFYKRSLSEITDKTIRIEEVFGTPTEPLEREVFELDSESDLVQFAENFLYERLPEEDETITWINDLIEKVSNDRSILKVEDMVRLSGMNKRSLQRIFNQYVGVGPKWVINRYRMFEILDRITKDTDWVELALELGYFDQAHFIKDFKRMVGKSPEEYSKSIPES
- a CDS encoding SRPBCC domain-containing protein, encoding MEIKYEIYIAAKPEQVWNILVSKEESSKIFHGCGIESDFKVGSNYAYIGPGPSGDKTVHVEGKILEIVPNKILSMTLLVGSVYGEHYKNFESRTVYTLEPYGNSTRLKLVNDKIKEGDPSYERSADGGWARVLSSIKSLAETGKPLELPMGEG
- a CDS encoding acyl-CoA thioesterase, which codes for MIITPIQTRWNDLDPFAHVNNARYMSYFEIGRVDYCSKKFNTKDIYDVPFLLARMEVDMLKAVELFHPIEVWTCVSKIGNKSWDFTSLIRHTETKEIFTKAKTVQVSYDHRNKTSIPIPDWIRKILEEDLEIFKTTFEKAD
- the pheS gene encoding phenylalanine--tRNA ligase subunit alpha, whose amino-acid sequence is MNLSEELDKIFEEANRLIGSSIDEADLDKNKNEYLGKKGKLTSVLKNLASLSIEEKKTVGQKANDLSKSLEEIVSKTRENLKTKGFKEQSEKEWFDVLRPLGEADPGTLHPITKIQYEIEDIFTSMGFEIWDGPEVETDFNNFGALNFTDDHPARDMQDTFYLENGNLLRTHTSAIQVRALRKLKPPFKIIGPGRVFRYEEVDASHETSFYQIEGMVVGKDISAGNMLYTMEVLLSRVFEKEVKTRLRPGFFPFVEPAFELDINCQVCGGSGCSVCKQSGWLELMPCGLVHPNVFKLNGLDPKEWTGFAFGLGLDRLVMMKYGIHDIRYLHSGNLRFLKQF
- a CDS encoding UDP-N-acetylmuramate--L-alanine ligase → MKIHLIGIGGIAMGNLASMLRSLGHEVSGSDAGVYPPMSDKLKEWGIPYSEGFDAERVKGKDLIVIGNAISRGNPEVEEVLNSGLEYVSMSAALEKYILAGKKVVVVAGTHGKTTTTFLIHHLLKESGLNPGLFVGGIRKDGFPGFEFTNGNYFVIEGDEYDTAFFDKASKFLHYRPTYAVLNALDFDHADIFKDIGEIETMFSRLLRLVPGNGKVYYWAGAANLKRICGEASKFVKSEAFEFNKKDSILTWKKGELYSGQRLLRPGFFGNHNYRNAEVALRVCEEILKKENVPKAKEKLLDALESFPGVKRRQEILFDSARSILIEDFAHHPVAVEETIRSVKQRFPGFKIISLFEPRSATSHRNVFQKEYSFAFKGSAVTMITEIYNLKKVSKDSRLDVKKLILKLPKHSGTLPFYCKDPKDLVQKVRKILPQFEKDKILILAMSNGAFGGIYPSLKELVGSRK
- a CDS encoding DUF4340 domain-containing protein, translated to MRNKLYLLGLVVVLLFLAFFLLEKTKEDATEIEYWKFSLDRIEYYPPSEQWVERTGEKFYPKPFTISVKEGIKKGEKFFTVSNKDTETGKDIEYEGGYNSENTVRDFGTYRVKGTEEVLEGIQIKESLQVGEDSPKLVFYSGNVSKTLRIGKKHSLGSTRVILHEGPIRNVLTSSSYLFDRFQKGPQDFRQKSILTLNKEYVKEISYIDENGVSIKIDNTPFESNGVKKNLWRRLSGEIILLEPKLGEDLYRYMTGLKVETFPDDENGAGFGIGNILAPGAEKSEFSLASVKVLISDGNEIVYRFHKETSIGDKKLSPIIRIINSNFKEPPVYVIANAFTQIQTAANSIKNAKAIVKPAKGKPGNTSRKK
- a CDS encoding Gldg family protein; its protein translation is MRSNLISRILSWASIVFLLLFFPVYESFSSAGLRWAISILVFSVIAGSGFLSYKGSKKEDKEINLLISSGLGFVSLGIYFLRVYLEDLSLQKGGTAPVWIANFREFLLVFLVLFVLGSVFLGILREWERSSYENQSSLKGRKQSLVRDFFLGTGILLLILILANYISVMRNHNFDLSSKGVHSFSIEAKKILKEIPEGAEVDVIAFYPRPLDSTARNADGSSSLALKRIRPDLEILLSQLVSIHPGFKVKFINADVELDEIAEFGQVSNGNILIRFRKAGSTAGPYPEQKVGVKDKSELEDLERRLVQAFMNVTTKERKVYFTEANGERYSQTFQNLPNEKLVRFADSLSFLNFKSTGIGFQNNWPPKIPDDAEFLVIAGPTVPFSPEARASILDFVFKKKGKLFITIEQRGGESFDWLLEAAGYSFAKGNLSQSPSRAPGLILTKAFRDHAIEESLSKKDTGIVFPYGGYFEQKPPTNPADIKLDTSILLETGIDVYLDKNGNGKQEKEEEKKNVPIALVLKTKSTSPEIPPADPNAPPTNLPETKSEDEGRIVIYSGTSWITNQYLPYEANYELAGASVTWMYQDVSLPAIPPKKEEIETVSLTDGQKRAVWILGMFLFPGLIAGLGSIYVIKRRKAGQKDAK